The Phyllopteryx taeniolatus isolate TA_2022b chromosome 11, UOR_Ptae_1.2, whole genome shotgun sequence genome includes the window CTTGCTCCTGCACTTGTGGCCGCAGATGTTGCACTGGAATGGGTTCTCGTAGCCGTGGCAGCCCATGTGGATGGTGTAGAGGATGTTGTCGGGGAAGTAGATGTCGCAGTGCTGGCAGTGATGCAGCACGCGCCGGTGGTCCAGCAGGGGGGCCGACTGGCCGGGGGCCGGCGTGCCGGGCTGGCTGTTGGACACGCTGGGGGTGCTGGCGTGAACGCTGTGCTCGCTGCAGGCTCCGCCCGCGGGGCTACAGTTGCTGGGTTGAGTGGTGGCGCGCGGTTCGGGGGtgatcggggaggaggcggcggGTGGATGCTGGATCAGGAGGGGCTTCTCATCCACGACGGATTCAGCTCCTGGGGACACGGGGGGCTGGAGCAAAGAAGGGAGGCTGGAACACTGGCCTGCCAGGGCGGAGAGCTGGTTGAGGGGGTTGTCCATGATCAGGTTCGAATGATGGCAAGTTTGAGTGTCCTCCTCGCCTGCGCAATCATCATCAACCTCCTGCGGCAGCTCACGGGAGCAGTCGTCGACGTCGTCGCCCCTAGGCGTCATCGCGGAAGAAGAGCACGAGGCGATGAGGAGGCGGCGGCCGTAGCTAATCGAGCCAGCTTTTTTCTGCAGCACGCTCAGCATTTTCTTGTGGGACAGCGAGTGGGCGTCCTTCTTCGGGACCAGCTTGTGGCGCCGGCGGCGGTGGTGCGACAGGTTGCTGCGGTCGCTGCAGCGGAAGGAGCACAGCTCGCACTTGTAcggcttctcgcccgtgtgcgAGCGCATGTGGGCCTCCAGGTGGCGCTCGTAGGCCGATGCGAACGGGCACAGGTGGCAGCGGTGAGGTTTCTCTCCTGTTGGATTGAGGAAACAGGTGTATATCCAGAGGTGGGTTGGGCAGTAACACGTTACATTTATTCCgttatattgtattttgtaatcgatttattaaaaaaaattgttagttaaatctattctaaaaaaaatgtgttacttGCCGCTGTAACATAATTAGCCTGTAATTGACaagtagttgaacctgaagcagcctaaGAAGCGTATATCGagcttcgcattaatcagtatccAAGAAGtcgctctcagtttcaaaaatgttggtgaGTAAATCACTCCCTCGTGTCATATTGCTTAATTCTTGTTTATAAATAATTAACAATACCAAATAACAATTAACGTAATAAAAAGatttttgcaataaactttaatgcaaaataaaaatttgtatcagattatttgattaattgatgGAATGGATGGAATCGATTCAATAGTGACAACCCTAAATTAAACTGTAAAGCCATACCTGTGTGCATTCGAATGTGCTCAACGAGTCTCGCTGTGCCTCGGGTGGCGTAGTTGCAGTACAGGCACTTGAGTTTGCCGTCAAAGGTTCTCTCAaaaccatccaccaacatcccagATCCATCTTCAAGGTTCATGTCCACCGTCGGGTGATCGAGCCCGTTCTGACTGCAGTCTGCACATGAAGGGATAAACAGTCAGCCATTCGCAAACTCACCGACTCGAAAATATTTCTGTAGAACCTAACTACGACATAtaactatttgctgaaaaacgcACATATCCATGTTTCGTGTCCTTTTGTAGCGCCTTCTAAGGTTTCATGTTAGCGGAGGAGAAGTTTTTGTGAGGATAGGCTCTACAGAAAAATAGGTGAAGAATAGCAAACTGTGAGTAGGGGGGTTGTCTCCTATATGCAAATGTTTGCTATTCCTAGCCCGCGTGAATAGCTAGGGTTCACTGTTATAtgattcatcatcatcacaacgttgactcatgaaaaaaaaaaaactgaagaagcATCAACGTTACCAGCCGGTAGCTCATCCGCTTCCTTGACGCCGCTGACGGAGCCTGATATCATGTTGACATGCTGCGTCTGCTGGCTCAGATACTCCTGGAAATCCTTCACGAAGTCCAGCGTGTCTGGCTTTTCCTCGCCCATTGAAAGCAAGGAATGGAAATATCCAACACTGCAACGACATTTTCAAAAGTATAGACCACTTTATAACGTTTGTAAACGATAGGCGACAGGGTAGTTCTAGGTGGCAGAAAGGTGAGCATCTACTGCAAACCTGAACTGTGAATTATGACAAAAACGTACGCTGTTAGATAAACCTTTCtttcagaaaaataatgtaaattaatCCTGCAGAATGTCGTGTGGATATCGAGTCTgcctcaatgatcatgttaactgTCTAAATGTCCACTattgtctatttttttaatcaacctaccTGTTGAAAAGGTAAATTTGAGCCGGCGTTCCGTCTCCCTACGAAGATATTTACAGAGCATAATCTCTTCTTTTCGACTGACACCTCACAAGAAGGTTAAATCATCATCAATCATCAAGGCTTTTATCCTGTTTTCTCAAAcactctgccttggtcaaatgtcAGAGAGGTTTCTGTTATGACTGCCACCCGGAAGTGCGTGACGTCATTGTGAAAAGCTCATGACAATGTTATAATAGAAAAATGTCTGGTTGACGACACAACGTGACTAATAAACCTGGAGGTTACTTGCACCTACACAGTAAGTGCAGCAATGCAGATGAATTGAATCCTTTGTAAACTACGCCACAACCTCCCGAATATGTTTATATACTTACATCCGTTGTATTTGCTTGTGTGAAATATCCAGGCCAGTAATGAAAACCAAAGGCGAACACATGCAGTGTGTCCAGTAGGTGAGTGCTACACATCGCTCCTCATCACCGCCATGTTGACAGGAAGTATATTAAGTTGACACCTAACGTTAGCATCGGGTTAAAACAAGCATCTTTTTGTCAGCGGGAGCGACAGTTTCTTCTTGACAGCGCCATTGTCACCCTTCTCTATCGCGTACGGGTCAATTTTCCTCAAATGTCCCCGCTGTCATTTGTATTTACGCCCGGTCCTCCTGCTAAATTTCACGCTAAGAACCTAGCATTCTAAATCAAAACAAGACGGCTTGGAGGGGTGAAAGTTCACCAAGTTGTGCATCGACGACAAAAGTCCGACCACCACACAAAAAATGGTCCTCGAAGAACGGTTTCCACTGCTAAGTGAGATATGCGACTGCAATTTAAATACACGAATAATAATCTCTTCTATTTTAGAAATACATTACGTcactacagtatttttttccgGGGTGCAGCGCCCCGTGAGATATTTTCTAAACAatctttattgaaaatattcaagttacaagaaaataaaaaataaaaataagaaacagGCAATAGCCATTAATACATATAATAACACAAAAGAGGACCCAGAGGgatgaaaaaaacataaattcagagcataaaaataacaattttaactgCTTTTAGTTTTTAGATTTCAATATTGTACTTACGTATTGTCTTTTTTccttctcaaaaataaaaaaagaggtttttaatgccaaaatttGGATTTGTGGAAGTAAAATTTTGCAAGAACAATTATTGAATTTACCGCAACGCCTCGTTTAGTTTTGTTGCTATCATTATTGAAGAAACCAAACTATACAATTTCAGAGTCAAAGTCAGAGTCAATATTATCAACAACAGAAACACTGGGATACATCTTTCCAGAATTTGTTAGTGTAGTGTAGTGTCTCACAAAATAAACTATCAACACAAATATCTTTCTTCAATGTAGGTGCCCCCTAAAATGAGTTGGAAAACATGACAGAAGAGACACGTCGCGGTTGACTGTCGGTGATTAAGGTTAGTTGAATTATTTCACtttatcgcttaaaaaaaaaaaacatgaggaaaatgatCATACTTCGTCTGGCGTTACTTCCGGGAGTTGTTGCtatacacagcaaaaaaaattgtttcccAAATATACGAGCAATATGGAACTGATCATGACATTTCTATGTAAACTGTTGGTTACAAAAACTATTAAATATGGCTTATTACTAAAGACACACTACTTGGTTGAAAATGGTGGGAAGTGTGGCCACGCccacttaatttattttaaccagGTGgaatctaaatgtttttttcacccaTTTTTCAAGAGCTGAACtcaaagaggcggcacggtggacgactggttagtgcgtctgcctcacagttctgaggtgcttcgttcaatccccggccccgcctgtgtggagtttgcatgttctccccgtgcctgcgtgggttttctccgggctctctggtttcctcccacatcccaaaaatatgcatggtaggttaattgaaaactctaaattgcccgtaggtgtgaatgtgagtgcgaatggttgtttgtttgtatgtgccctgcgattggctggcaaccagttcagggtgtaccccgcctcctgcccgatgatagctgggatgggctccatcacgcccgtgaccctagtgaggagaagcggctcagaaaatggatgaatggatgaactcaaagatctaagaCTTTTTCTATGTCGGCAAAAGGCCTGTTTCTCtccaatattgttcacaaaGCTGTCTAAATTTGTTtcgtgagcatttctcctttgccaAAATAATTCAACCACCTCACAAGTGTGGCACATGTTCCAGAAATTAGCATTGGTgcaattgcacgctccctcaaaACTTGAGACACCTTCgacattgtgctgtgtgataaaacagcACATTTTAGAGTGGTCTTTTATCGTGGGCAgccctgtgcaataatcatgctgtctagtCAGCATCTTTGTGGAACGAATAAAGGGTATCTCGATAATGGACTATCTCTGCAAAAGAGAACTGCTCACCAACGCTGATTTAGACAAATTTGATCGAAAGAgatgaaaatgctcaaattaagCCATTTTACCAGAATGAGTATCCCGCTTTAGTTGCTGTATTTACTTTAGACAAAAAGTTGTTATCATCACCAATTAcattttccaatatttgttttaatatttgaatGTAACTTCAACGAGAAACCtttattgcaaagcatttaTTCACTGTTTATTTCAACCTACCCCATTTTTGTCCGCAACCACAACACTGCGGAATATGAAACCTCCTTCCCACCCCGCCGGGTAATTAGCTAACTGACCCCATTCACATCCAGCATGACACGAGACACTTTCAACGTGTACCGCGTGTAATTAGGCGCAAGTGGCAAAAGAGGCACAACATGACGTTGCTCTATTAATGTCAAAGTTAAAGGAAAACCTGCCGAGGAGAAGATGACAAATGGACACGAGTGGAGTGAGAGCACTGTATCTCTTGACTGCATCTCAACAGGCCAACTGTATTACAGCAGTACATTACAGTGATGTAAACCTGCCACCATTCAACTCCAGCTGTGTAATATGAGCGCATAATAATGCATCCTCCTATAAAGGTATGACAGTGTAACAACTGAGATTATTTAGGATGTCAATGTGTccaaacgcaaaaaaaaaaaatgaaccaaaCATTCAAAATTGCAGTATTCCTTACATGTGGTTACAACAATTGTACACAAGATGGTGCACATGTCTTAATGGTGAAACATCAACTCCCAACTCCACAAGTACCCACTCCCTTGCCAAATGTGCAGAGGAAGCTCTTTGGGAGCTACTACATGATCAATATTGATCCATGATATTCCACAGATCACCAGCATGCACATTCACGTGCTGGCAGGAGACATTTTAGCAGCCAATTAGCATCACCTCCCAACAGCCAGTCTGCACTTCTGttgttttattacaatttaattATGCACAGGTTTCCAGCGGGCCCCGGATCCTGTTGAATAATTTACACGCAGACAAAATGATTTGTTAGCGAGAAGATGCAGAACGTGCTCTAATTTTGTTCAATACACAGAATATGCTACTGGATTTGTTAATATGTCGTACAGTGGAACGTCCAAACTCAAACACAACACTGAATTGAGATTTTTCCTCTGGTGCACTTTGCTTGCTGGACTTCAAGTAGTATTAACTATTGTCTCTTACCTCCACTGTTTAGCTCTGCAGCCATTTTTACACCTTTTGCCCCCACCAGCACAATCTGTTTATATATTTCATAACTTTATTAGAGATGctgcacattatttttttttttaacttaaaacaaTGATGAGTGAAAGATTAATAATTTAGttatattgaaattttggaaaactttatttactgtagaaaATTGCAGAGagcttttcattcatttacGTTTTCATGTAACTTTCTTagacatgctgctgagcctgggaACTCCCTGCgctttttgttagaatttcaaaacaaattaacaatctATTttctaagattaaaaaaaataaataaaacttcaccatgttgcaaatctgaaaagctttttttttataaacatatgCTTAAAGGGATTTTAACAAAGTATTGGAGTTCgtattattcaaaattttgacaacaatattttcccttttagaagaagaagaagaagaatcatcttttattgtcatgaacatgcatgcgtgcgcacgaaatttgttctctgcatttaacccatcacagcgaacacatacacatgttagtggaacacactggagcagggggtagctgaagcgcccggggagcatttcggggtatcggtgtcttgctcaaggacaccacagccgtgagtccgggggatgttggcggatggtccagtcggggttttgaacctaggtcccccacggtggcaggcaatgatcttaaccattgggccacggctgcaaaCAAATATCGGCTCCAAATATCGTTCTCTTTTCTTCTAACAATcggccttaaaaaaaacatcggtCTATCTCTAATAATAAGTAATCATTTTGCAGCGCACTGTGGAGATGCACTAAATCAAATGTACTAGTCCAGCATTTGTGTGGGCGTGATGAAGTTTTACAATTACTCTTAAACTTGCCATTATGCAAAGGTGCGGCTCTTAAGCAAGGCCAGCTCCGCGGCGCCACCTGTCGTTGAGGAGGCCGCGGCGTCCGAGCCCAATGAAAAGGTTCCGCGGCGTCTCTTAACCCGCTTGATTCGTGGGCCGTTAGCGGTGTCTGAAGCCGCACACAAGGCCGCTCTTTTGCGCCTCAAATTGGAATTAAATTTGGAGAAGCGAGCTCCTTAAAGACGCGGCGTCATTTTTGTTGGCCTCATTGGAGGATTACCCGCGTGTAAAAGCTTTTTAATCCCACACAAGTGCAGCCATAGTAACGGCGGACAGGCGGAAAAGGTGAAGGGGGGATTAGATGGGAAAGTGTTTCTTTGGGAATCTCCACATGGAGCATTTGGAAAAAgaactgagtgtgtgtgtgtgtgtgtgtgggcataaAGGAGGTAGATATTAAGCTTTTCTCTCCTCTCACCACTTAATTTCCTCGCAGGCGCGCCTCGCAGCTTCGTCATGAATGTAATTGCCGCCTTTGATGAGCACGCGATTATCTGGATCACACTTACATGGGCAAACAAGACTGCCCCCTCCGTCCACCTCCACCTCCCATTTAACTCCgcaacgaccccccccccctcctcttgTCTTCCACATTATGCAGGGAACAAGTGGCTTTTCATAAAGCCAGCGTGTCTCCCTTGATTGGCGGGACTTGGAGCCTGCCACATGTGGACAAAGGGATAGATTAGATGTGATATAGGCGCACCAAAAAACCCAATTTCCTTGATTAATTTCCTGAGTGTCTCGCAGAAGAGGGTCCCCTCCCTGAAAGACAAAATTTTATCTCTTGATGGATGTGGCGACTCAATGGACAGACGGACATTTTATTGACCTTAGTTTGACCACAGCTGTCTGGTCCTTAAGGCGGCGAAGAGAGAAATGTTCCACTTGAGTAATGCGCCACACGACGGGCTTATTTGTCTTTAGAAAGGATGAATGGCGTCTTTCTGTATTCCCTCGGCGCAACGACGGTGACTGACTGACATGAGAGTGCTAAACAGACATTTGATAATAGCAGCAGTGAATAGATATGATAGGATTTTATGAGGCATTGCGCGATAAAGCCGCTGTCACCCAGGAACTGTTCCTCTGACTGCCTTATTACACTTTTCAAGCACCACTTGACAAActaacacgcgcacacacaagcagGAGTGATTCCTTCCAATATTGCACCTGGACTGAAATATCGGCAACAATCTGATGTACTGTCACAAGTGACAAATTATACTATTACTCCTGAAAGATTCTTAAAATGGATTCATAGCCATttcagtctttaaaaaaaaaaaatcactagtGATGGATTTTTAATCAATTCATTTGATTATTAGCCTAGACAAGACTGCTATTGGGCTCTTTCGTTCacgctagtggttagcacatctgcctcgcagttacGAGGTTTGTGGTTAGAATCTCACATAAGGCCTTCCGGTGTGAGGATCTCAacgggcttcctcccacattccaaaaacgtgcttGTCCATTGgttcagtgaagactctaaattgtccataggtgtgaatgcaaatggttgtctatgGAGGTGCAACTATTAAtagattaatcaacaactaatctaCTCcaaaattaatcgacaactcttatgataatcgattaatcgttccGAGCCATTGGTAAACTTTaatttgtccaaatcctctatgtttgcctctcaacagtaaatgttCTCAgatttattttgcaataaactttaatgcaaaataatttttttacgtGATTATTCGATTTATCGATGGAATGATCCAGtcgaataatcgattctaaaaatatccGATagttgtttctgtgtgccctgtgattggtgacgaccagttcagggtgtgccccgcctctcacccaaaagtcaactgggataggctgcagctcgcCCGCCGCCCTCATAAGGACAAGggttgtagaaaatggattaatggatggCTATATCCACTTAATAATCAGACTTGGCTTGACGGACGCCATTTTTCTGTTTGCTTGACTGCGGAAGCTTTATGCCGCCACAAACAGGTTGCCATCCGGAGCCAGTCACCAcgcgaaaaaaaagaaaaaagaattggCCAATATTTTTTACCCACGTGGCATTTTAGGAGTATTTATTCGACACCCCGGCAACCAAAAGCTACAAATAAAGAAGATAGCATCGGCGCTATTGACCGCTCAGTGACTCGAAATGAAGTGTCCGGCGGTGAGTTATCGCGGTCAAACGTCATTTGTGCGGTGGAAAAGTGGCGTCATTTTTCGCCCCCGCCCACCGCACTACCGCCCCCTAACGCTCGCCACTCTGGCAGTAGCCCATTGTCCTGACTGATGCGTCTGAACGCACAGTTGCCCTAAAACCAGCGTCGCGCTCTTACCTCAACGGGGCCCGTAATGGATGAGCCTGTCGTGCTGACGATAATATAGCGCGTCCACTAGCCCATCCTCACACGCTAGTGGGTCGCGGTCACGTGAACAACTCTAGTGTTTCTTTCGCTTCTCCTTCACCAAAGCAAACaagaactgatttttttttgggtcatcaTTTATGGATTACCTTGACCTTTTCCTCTAATTATTTCATTGAAACTCCAGAGAATTCAAGTCTTACACAGTCATTGCAATGTTCGCAACACCGATGACAGCTAAATTGCTGTATGTACACTTTGCTGTGACTTGGCTGGCTACCAATCcagggtttaccctgcctctcacccaatgtcagctgggataggctccagctcgtcAATAaatctaatgaggacaagcactacagaaaacagatggataaattgagtttagtttttttttaatagtaattATAATGAGCATCAATTACTTTCGCTATTTGCGGTCGGGCGCAGTCCCTATCCTAGGCGAATTGCGGGGGTCTAttgtattcttcttcttctcttaagACCCTGAGGGTGCTGCTTCTTTTGGAGGAAGTGCAGCGAAAAGCATCCCATaagtcaaataaaaagcaaacgcGCACAGAATAAACCTTATGATGCTGGTTGAACGCTGGTCTCGTGAGGTTTACTGAGGTCTCACGTTTCATattcaagaatgtttttttttcagtgcaattataatgggcatcaattatccgcagatttttgctattcgcgatCCCTGTCCGCCACGAATAGCAGGGCTCCACTGTatttcacatatactgtatactcccTTATGTCTTTCCTATCATATGAGATGAATGTGCCTAATTACCATGCAAAGATTTTGAATGTATCGAACAAAAATCCAAAGTCGAGCTAATGTGAGTTAAAGTTTGAGATTAATGAGGCCTCCGTTCACCCGAGATTATTGATCAAACACAATCTGACCGGGAATGATTTCCCAGGCTTCCCCCGCTGTAATATTAGCAATGCATCAACATCATGAAACAAAAACGGTCCCATGTCCTTGGAGCACCCACGGTGTTAGGCTTGAAAATGAGCTCCGCTCTCCTTATGGATCTGTTCAAGCAGTTATTGAGTCAGTGGTATCAAATTGACAGGACAGGAGCCCCCATTTCATGATTCTTGGTTAATTCATGAAATGCTTTAGAGGTCTTAGTCATTGAGGCTATTTTTGAGTTCTATTTTTTGAAAGGTCGGGTTAAATTGCcaactgtaatttgttttaaaaggaaaaaagtatGAAATTGCTCAGCAACAGCAACACATCAAATATGCTCGTTTACAGCCACCCGTTTCTTAATTAATGACACAAAACTAGCTGCAGTTCCAGGCTTCATGTCTGGCCCTCCTGCAGGCATCGTTAGGCAGATGATGACTGGAGCTACTTGGGCCATAATGGGAGGGTTGACTGACCCTTGACCCTCCCACTATCGATCCGCTGGCCGTGTCCAGCTGGGCCTCCCCAAACCCAGTCAGCTGGAGAGGTGTTTAAAAGCTAACGCCCAGGTGCCCGTCCACTCTTCTACACACTCATTAATTACGTCATTtacctgtgacagtgacaaacCTGCCTGGCCACGCCGCACTTTATTATCCAAGTCCTGGaccaaaacagtttttaaaaaggcatagTTTCCCCATTCTGGGGGGGAGCTAAGCTCAAcatacaacaacatttttataaaatcTCATATGCCTGAATTGAATTCTGAATGGTGCTGTCACTATCTCATCTTTTAAGAAtcgattctcctattgattattggtcgaataattgaataataatcgCCCCACATCCCcactatcattattattattattattattattattatttgttatgatgcattttattttcatctatgagggatggacttcaatTCTTctactgcatatgttggtactgagtgtatggtgtaaatttggtgtacagaatttgagagaGCAAAATactaaatggttagcaatcgCAATTAGCGTTAGCGTGCTatcgattaccattttaggtcaaaaacactattcagctcactcatgaatcatgttatatgtacattacatatTTAAGAGTAGccgacacggtggacgattggttagcacatctgcctaacagttctggggaccggggttcaaatcccagccctgcatgtgtggagtttgcatgttctctccgtgcctgggtggggttttctccgggcactccggtttcctcccacatcccaaaaacatgcgtggtaggttgattgaagactctaaattgcccgtaggtgtgtgtgtgagtgcgaatggttgtttgtttctatgtgccctgcgattggctggcgaccggttcagggtgtaccccgcctcttgcccaaagatagctgggataggcgccagtgaggataaagcggtacagaaaaatggatggatatcaaagAGTCTCTTAAAAATCACGTAGAgacgctcctctgtcgtttttggcaaagtttaacGGTGGCCCAACAATGcatccgtctgcaataaatgtctgcGTGAAACATTAGTTTtggtggttttattttattttatccagacggagcttcgaggcagatGTATTTTCTGTTCTGCATCATAGTACCGAACTGTGAACTTTGTGTTAATGCATTATCCAAAAAGGGTGTGTGTCTGATATGTCCTGGTCCCAAAAGTTTATTTGTAGGGAAATTATGTTGATTCTATGTGtagacaaaaaaagcaaaaggatTTTATGGATTCTTCATGTACTTTGGAGTAGCCCCACTATATAACAGCCACGAAAGTGTGGAGCTAAACCCTGCAGGCAGCTGATATTTGACGTTTGTGGaggaaatatgaaatatagTGGGGTTTGAGGTACTTCATGTTCTGTGTTGTTGCTTTCGGTGCCAATTTGGTGACTCATTCTTGGCCAGACTTCAGTTCTACCAGCGTGCATCGCTTCTTATTTCTGCGGGACTCTTTATCATCCTGAAATGAACCCTTCTACTGGGCTTTCAGCGCACCTCTTACTGCACTCCTTCGCACCCTACACAACAAAGGCCGTAGCGTTCCTTTCCCGCTACTACAGACTGGTATTCAATCTAGGCTCAATTGCGAAGGCTGACCCGTGGACACCGAGAATATGTCTTTATCTTTAAGGCTTTCAGGAATGGATCTACAGCGGGTCACGCGGGGGAAGAAATAAGCAGCCAATGTAAGTAAGCGGGAAATAGTTTTTCATAAATAACCCACATGACAGCGGGCTTTCTAATGGCGCCAGGGAGCGCGTAAAGGCGTATGTTGCCCGTTTCTCCCCTATGAAAGGAAAATAGAAAACCAAATATATAGCGGCGCTGACGGAAGACTCCCATACGCTGGTCGGTCTTTACACTGCAGGGAGAAGAATGCCCCTTCCTCACATCAAGTCAATTGGTCAATAACTGCCCCCATTCCTTGCATGCGTACAAGTAGGTGTCCAGCCCCCCCGCAACCATCGGAGAAGAATGTTGATTTGATTTGCACTtatgtttttacaaataatCAATGCTCCCTTTTGACTAATACAAGGTGATATCAAATACGTCACTAGaaagtggggtggggggttaagGGAGAGGCATTAATGACAGTGGCATTGATGGAAAAAGAGAAGATAAATAGCAGGAGGCAAACGGTGCAGGGTGGCTTTTACAGGCGCAGAATCTTGAGTAGTACAAGAACGCGCACGTGTTTTAGTATTCATGTTGAAAGTGTTTGTTGAGCTAATAGTAAATGCGTATGGCGTTCTTGCTCTGTCATAAAACATTTGATTGGGCCCTTTGGTGTTACATCTGCTATTTGACGCTCTTATTTATATGTCCGGCTGATGTAAAGTCCCCCTGAGTCAGAATCGGTTATTTATTGCTATTAAATGGTTAATTTTCCTGTATGCCCCCCGGGTCTTTGAGGCCAATAAGATGCGAGGAAGATGGAATTGTCACGGCTCTGCTCTCCATGCTTGATTTATTAAGAAAGCAGTTTTGAAGGACCCCTTTAGATTTCATGCTGGTCCCTATCCCTGTATCCCGGTTTCac containing:
- the ikzf5 gene encoding zinc finger protein Pegasus; amino-acid sequence: MCSPLVFITGLDISHKQIQRIVGYFHSLLSMGEEKPDTLDFVKDFQEYLSQQTQHVNMISGSVSGVKEADELPADCSQNGLDHPTVDMNLEDGSGMLVDGFERTFDGKLKCLYCNYATRGTARLVEHIRMHTGEKPHRCHLCPFASAYERHLEAHMRSHTGEKPYKCELCSFRCSDRSNLSHHRRRRHKLVPKKDAHSLSHKKMLSVLQKKAGSISYGRRLLIASCSSSAMTPRGDDVDDCSRELPQEVDDDCAGEEDTQTCHHSNLIMDNPLNQLSALAGQCSSLPSLLQPPVSPGAESVVDEKPLLIQHPPAASSPITPEPRATTQPSNCSPAGGACSEHSVHASTPSVSNSQPGTPAPGQSAPLLDHRRVLHHCQHCDIYFPDNILYTIHMGCHGYENPFQCNICGHKCRSKYDFACHFARGQHK